In Archangium violaceum, the following are encoded in one genomic region:
- a CDS encoding sterol desaturase family protein produces MKEMGPLGIILLSASLGAIVLEVLAYRFIFKRPYVWRSAVASFLVSVGRQITKVVPLAITLPGAQWLYEHRLFDASSHGVWSWVVLFFGIEFFYYWYHRLGHRVRWFWLSHAVHHSTNEINFIAAGRLAWTSQITGAYVIFTPLALLGFTPATILAGYALNLTYQFWIHADWAPKLGWLEGILNTPSAHRVHHAANLDYLDANYGGVLVIFDRLFGTYIPERDDLPCQYGLVHPLKTNNPFKIVFHQFGPFLRDVWSARSLREVWGYFVNPPGWRPDGNGETTEDMRRKAAAQQQPVASAPVYEAGRAATV; encoded by the coding sequence ATGAAAGAAATGGGCCCATTGGGCATCATCCTGCTCAGCGCTTCCCTGGGAGCGATCGTCCTGGAAGTGCTGGCCTACAGGTTCATCTTCAAGCGCCCGTACGTCTGGCGCTCCGCCGTGGCCTCCTTCCTCGTGAGTGTGGGACGGCAGATCACCAAGGTCGTCCCGCTGGCCATCACGCTCCCGGGCGCGCAGTGGCTCTATGAGCACCGGCTCTTCGACGCCTCGTCCCATGGCGTCTGGTCGTGGGTCGTCCTGTTCTTCGGCATCGAGTTCTTCTACTACTGGTACCACCGGCTCGGTCATCGCGTCCGGTGGTTCTGGCTCTCGCACGCGGTGCACCACTCGACGAATGAGATCAACTTCATCGCCGCGGGCCGGCTCGCCTGGACGTCGCAGATAACGGGCGCCTACGTCATCTTCACCCCGCTGGCCCTCCTGGGCTTCACCCCCGCGACCATCCTCGCCGGGTACGCCCTGAACCTGACCTACCAGTTCTGGATTCACGCGGACTGGGCACCGAAGCTGGGCTGGCTCGAGGGCATCCTCAACACCCCCTCGGCGCACCGCGTCCACCACGCCGCCAACCTCGACTACCTGGATGCCAACTACGGGGGCGTGCTCGTCATCTTCGATCGGCTCTTCGGCACCTATATCCCCGAGCGTGACGATCTTCCCTGCCAGTACGGCCTGGTTCACCCGCTGAAGACGAACAACCCCTTCAAGATCGTCTTCCACCAGTTCGGCCCGTTCCTGCGCGATGTGTGGAGCGCTCGCAGCCTGCGCGAGGTGTGGGGCTACTTCGTCAATCCGCCCGGCTGGCGGCCGGATGGCAACGGCGAGACCACCGAGGACATGCGGCGCAAGGCCGCGGCCCAGCAGCAGCCCGTGGCATCGGCCCCCGTCTACGAGGCGGGGCGGGCCGCCACCGTATAG
- a CDS encoding FAD-dependent monooxygenase, with product MMDVIDVAVVGGGPTGLMLACELALAGISVRVLERRVEPVQQARALTLHPRSLEVLALRGWEGPFLERGRPLPTAHFAMLDTRLDLSALDTTFKFTLFISQTVTEQLLEERARQLGVDVRRGCEVRELRQDADGVELAGTAGGESFRCRARYVVGADGARSIVRQLAGIAFVGTDTTITAMLGDVVLAEPPATPVLSVAHLRGGLMLVPRSPGIHRVLVVDPERMQAPVKESVTLDELRRSVTKIAGTDFGMREPQWLSRFGNETRLAENYMAGRVLLAGDAAHIHFPAGGQGLNVGLHDAMNLGWKLAGVLRDQAPPSLLESYHRERHPVGHTLLHNTEAQTALISFTPSGLALRDLMSDILKNPDLNRSLAERITGMDVRYPELELPAPRREGEPVKTLTGKRLPDLELRLPDGATRRLYSFMRDGKWLLLRLREGNGAPVQLDRGWMRWTNVVQARVGDDREELRELSALLLRPDGHVGQAWAR from the coding sequence ATGATGGATGTGATTGATGTCGCGGTCGTTGGCGGTGGCCCGACCGGATTGATGCTCGCGTGCGAGCTGGCCCTGGCGGGCATCTCCGTGAGGGTGCTTGAGCGCCGCGTCGAGCCAGTCCAGCAGGCGCGGGCGTTGACACTCCATCCGCGCTCCCTCGAGGTTCTGGCGCTGCGTGGCTGGGAGGGGCCCTTCCTGGAGCGAGGCAGGCCCCTGCCGACCGCTCATTTCGCCATGCTCGACACGCGGCTCGACCTCTCGGCGCTCGACACGACCTTCAAGTTCACCCTGTTCATCTCACAGACCGTCACCGAGCAACTGCTCGAGGAGCGAGCCCGACAGCTCGGCGTGGACGTGCGGCGCGGATGCGAGGTGCGAGAGCTGCGGCAGGATGCGGATGGCGTGGAGCTCGCCGGCACGGCCGGGGGTGAGTCCTTCCGCTGCCGCGCACGCTATGTGGTGGGCGCGGATGGCGCGCGCAGCATCGTCCGGCAGCTCGCCGGTATCGCGTTCGTGGGAACGGACACCACGATCACCGCCATGCTGGGGGACGTGGTGCTCGCGGAGCCTCCGGCGACACCAGTCCTCTCCGTTGCCCACCTCCGGGGCGGCCTGATGCTGGTCCCGCGCTCTCCTGGCATCCACCGGGTGCTCGTCGTCGACCCCGAACGCATGCAGGCCCCCGTCAAGGAGAGCGTCACGCTCGACGAGCTGAGGCGAAGCGTCACGAAGATCGCTGGCACCGACTTCGGGATGAGGGAGCCGCAATGGCTGTCACGGTTCGGCAACGAGACCCGGCTCGCGGAGAACTACATGGCCGGCCGGGTCCTGCTCGCCGGGGATGCGGCGCACATCCACTTCCCCGCGGGTGGACAGGGCCTCAATGTCGGCCTCCACGACGCCATGAACCTCGGCTGGAAGCTCGCCGGTGTGCTGCGGGACCAGGCGCCGCCGTCGCTGCTCGAGAGCTATCACCGGGAGCGGCACCCGGTGGGCCACACGCTGCTGCACAACACGGAGGCCCAGACGGCGCTCATCTCCTTCACTCCGTCCGGCCTCGCCTTGCGCGACCTGATGTCGGACATCCTGAAGAACCCGGACCTGAATCGCTCGCTGGCGGAGCGCATCACGGGCATGGATGTGCGCTATCCGGAGCTGGAGCTGCCGGCCCCGCGCCGCGAGGGCGAGCCCGTGAAGACCCTGACCGGCAAGCGGCTCCCCGACCTGGAGCTGAGGCTGCCCGATGGAGCCACGAGGCGCCTCTATTCCTTCATGAGGGACGGGAAGTGGCTGTTGTTGCGGCTGCGTGAGGGCAACGGAGCCCCCGTCCAGCTCGACCGGGGATGGATGCGCTGGACGAACGTCGTCCAGGCGCGCGTGGGAGACGACCGCGAGGAGCTCCGGGAGCTGAGCGCCCTCCTGCTCCGGCCGGATGGGCACGTAGGCCAGGCCTGGGCCCGGTAG
- a CDS encoding AraC family transcriptional regulator yields MPREIPIAIIERPDEPVLIAIPIHSGKEPETARHRHARGQLFSVGSGLMVVHTERGNWLMPPGMAGWIPPGIWHSAHWHGPTSGWSVYVAAPACEGLPREARVVRMSRVLEAIVERATEWEPGAPLGPAEARLAAVVLDELQVAEEELSLRLPMPRERRLVAIARALLAEPADARGVGELASWAGISERSLTRHFKQETGMTFVQWRQQAKVARALELLSEGGSVGDVAFSLGYESVSAFIAMFKRFLGTTPAQCLAGRREPEARARRF; encoded by the coding sequence ATGCCGCGAGAGATTCCCATCGCCATCATCGAGCGCCCGGACGAGCCGGTGCTCATCGCCATCCCCATCCATTCGGGCAAGGAGCCCGAGACGGCCCGGCACCGCCATGCGCGGGGACAGCTGTTCTCCGTCGGCAGCGGGCTGATGGTGGTGCATACCGAGCGCGGCAACTGGCTCATGCCGCCGGGAATGGCCGGCTGGATTCCTCCCGGCATCTGGCACTCGGCGCACTGGCACGGTCCGACGAGTGGCTGGAGCGTCTATGTCGCGGCCCCAGCCTGTGAAGGGCTGCCCAGGGAGGCCCGGGTCGTGAGGATGTCCCGGGTGTTGGAGGCCATTGTCGAGCGCGCCACGGAGTGGGAGCCCGGCGCGCCGCTCGGCCCGGCCGAGGCCCGGCTGGCGGCGGTGGTGCTCGACGAGCTCCAGGTGGCGGAGGAGGAGCTGTCGCTGCGCCTGCCCATGCCGAGGGAGCGGCGGCTCGTCGCCATCGCCCGGGCGCTGCTCGCCGAGCCGGCCGATGCGCGAGGCGTGGGGGAGCTGGCCTCCTGGGCGGGCATCAGCGAGCGCTCCCTGACTCGCCACTTCAAGCAGGAGACGGGGATGACGTTCGTGCAGTGGCGGCAGCAGGCGAAGGTGGCGCGTGCCCTGGAGCTGCTGTCGGAGGGAGGGTCGGTCGGGGACGTGGCCTTCTCCCTGGGCTACGAGAGCGTGAGCGCGTTCATCGCCATGTTCAAGCGGTTCCTCGGCACGACCCCGGCCCAGTGCCTGGCGGGGCGGCGTGAACCAGAGGCGAGGGCCCGCCGCTTTTAG
- a CDS encoding GNAT family N-acetyltransferase, whose protein sequence is MSTPATPAFTNPPYLLRTPRLLLRCMGPDDAARRKESVDSSGEHLERFFSRTPEEPLSLEAHAAHIRKLRAGFDLDQDRGYGVFEPETERFLGEVSLLRRAGIDALEIGYWLRRDAVGQGFATEMASAAVKTAFELDRVKRMDLMCKPENERSAAVARRLGFTFEGRLRDRQLAPHHQRGDLLCFTLLSTEYPTSPASRLPLEAFDFLGRRLA, encoded by the coding sequence ATGAGCACGCCCGCCACGCCCGCCTTCACGAATCCTCCCTACCTCCTCCGCACGCCCCGGCTCCTGCTGCGCTGCATGGGTCCGGACGACGCCGCGCGCCGCAAGGAATCGGTGGACTCCAGCGGGGAGCACCTGGAGCGCTTCTTCTCGCGCACTCCCGAGGAGCCCCTGTCGTTGGAGGCCCATGCCGCGCATATCCGGAAGCTCCGCGCGGGGTTCGATCTGGATCAGGACCGGGGCTACGGGGTCTTCGAGCCGGAGACCGAGAGGTTCCTGGGAGAGGTCAGTCTTCTCCGGCGCGCCGGCATCGACGCGCTCGAGATTGGCTACTGGCTCCGCCGCGACGCGGTCGGCCAGGGCTTCGCCACGGAGATGGCCTCGGCGGCGGTGAAGACCGCCTTCGAGCTCGACCGGGTGAAGCGCATGGACCTGATGTGCAAGCCGGAGAACGAGCGGAGCGCGGCGGTAGCGCGCCGGCTGGGCTTCACGTTCGAGGGGCGGCTGCGAGACAGACAGCTCGCGCCGCACCACCAGCGGGGTGACCTGCTGTGCTTCACCCTCCTGTCCACCGAATACCCGACGTCTCCAGCGAGCCGGCTCCCGCTCGAGGCGTTCGACTTCCTCGGACGGCGGCTCGCCTGA
- a CDS encoding ferritin-like domain-containing protein has translation MLRIDPSYIQKANEATTAEQLHVLLQRAIELEHATIPPYLTALYSIRPGQNQEVAALIRSVAIQEMLHMAIAANVLNAIGGHPRIADPKFVPDYPTTLPMNIGDGLVVGLNKLSRDTVGNVFMKIEEPETPDDFPVKPFARKLVTPEGVAPEPFTPEFATIGQFYEALIQAIARLGKQLFVKSSPQVVNPQWFPETVLFAVTNPEQACAALEIIRVQGEGTRQDPFDSGGKEVLEVIWARGRGKDTPQSLPKAQHEQLAHYYRFAEIFYGRRLIATPGSTQGYAYAGAPVPLDPFGVWDLVPNAKAERWAPGTQPRTDAELFNRSYSSLLQALDNTFNGKPDALNSTIGIMYEMRLLAIRLIQHIDPETKKNCAPPFQFVSHPV, from the coding sequence ATGCTGAGAATCGATCCGAGCTACATCCAGAAGGCAAACGAGGCCACCACCGCCGAGCAGTTACACGTCTTGCTGCAGCGGGCGATCGAGCTGGAGCACGCCACCATTCCTCCCTATCTGACCGCGCTCTATTCGATCCGGCCCGGCCAGAACCAGGAAGTGGCGGCTCTCATCCGCTCGGTCGCCATCCAGGAAATGCTCCACATGGCCATCGCGGCCAACGTGTTGAACGCCATTGGCGGACACCCGCGGATCGCCGACCCGAAGTTCGTGCCGGACTACCCCACCACGCTGCCGATGAACATCGGCGACGGCCTCGTGGTCGGCCTGAACAAGCTGTCCCGCGACACGGTCGGCAATGTGTTCATGAAGATCGAGGAGCCCGAGACACCCGATGACTTCCCGGTGAAGCCCTTCGCACGGAAGCTCGTCACGCCGGAGGGTGTCGCACCGGAGCCCTTCACGCCGGAGTTCGCCACGATCGGCCAGTTCTACGAGGCGTTGATCCAGGCGATCGCGCGTCTGGGCAAGCAGCTCTTCGTCAAGAGCTCTCCCCAGGTGGTCAATCCCCAGTGGTTCCCGGAGACCGTGCTCTTCGCCGTGACCAACCCGGAGCAGGCATGCGCCGCGCTCGAGATCATCCGGGTCCAGGGTGAAGGCACGCGCCAGGATCCGTTCGATTCCGGCGGCAAGGAAGTGCTCGAGGTCATCTGGGCTCGTGGCAGGGGCAAGGACACTCCCCAGAGCCTGCCCAAGGCCCAGCACGAGCAGCTGGCGCACTACTACCGTTTCGCGGAGATCTTCTACGGGCGCAGGCTGATCGCCACGCCGGGCTCGACCCAGGGCTATGCCTATGCCGGAGCACCGGTGCCGCTCGACCCGTTCGGAGTCTGGGACCTGGTGCCCAACGCCAAGGCCGAACGATGGGCTCCCGGCACCCAGCCCCGTACCGACGCGGAGCTCTTCAACCGCAGCTACTCCAGCCTGTTGCAGGCGCTCGACAACACCTTCAATGGCAAGCCGGACGCGCTGAACAGCACCATCGGCATCATGTACGAGATGCGGCTGCTGGCCATCCGGCTGATTCAACACATCGACCCTGAAACCAAGAAGAACTGCGCGCCGCCGTTCCAGTTCGTCTCCCATCCTGTCTGA
- a CDS encoding M28 family peptidase — protein MSFHTAGVPVLHLFTGAHEAYHTPDDTPALLDVPGAARVNTTCCLKRDGMERSAWAHREAGPAPGDRDCALFTLHPSLSCF, from the coding sequence ATGAGCTTCCACACGGCGGGCGTGCCGGTGCTCCACCTCTTCACCGGAGCACACGAGGCCTACCATACGCCCGACGACACCCCGGCCCTCCTCGACGTGCCTGGAGCCGCGCGGGTGAACACAACCTGCTGTCTGAAACGAGACGGTATGGAGCGGAGCGCATGGGCTCACCGCGAGGCGGGTCCTGCTCCAGGTGATAGAGATTGCGCTCTCTTCACGTTGCATCCGTCCCTGTCGTGTTTTTGA
- the glgC gene encoding glucose-1-phosphate adenylyltransferase, whose translation MTSSKRILGMILAGGQGTRLAPLTSKRSKPAVPFGSKFRIIDFALSNFLNSGVYSIYVLTQFKAQSLTEHIQRGWRFGSGLLADYFITLVPAQMYRFEELGPVWYRGTADAIYQNLHLVENHRADNVAIFSGDHIYKMNVAHMLEQHEDQRADITIAAYPTPVAEASRFGVMQVDERGRVVEFHEKPKDPKSMPGKPGMALCSMGNYIFKRRVLSELLEVDARTEGSQHDFGKDVLPRALRDGYHIQAYDFHSNPIPGQTRANTYWRDVGTLDAYHEASMDLVSVNPEFDVFNPEWPLRSAVEYSPPAKFVHEAGERMGRALNSMVAGGCIISGGTVRESILFRRVRVNSYSLVERSVLLDEVDIGRHAQVRNAIIDKDVRVPPNAKVGYDLAADKARGFIITDNGIVVVPKGYKFE comes from the coding sequence ATGACCAGCAGCAAGCGCATCCTCGGAATGATTCTCGCGGGGGGCCAGGGCACGCGCCTGGCTCCGCTGACGTCCAAGCGCTCCAAGCCCGCCGTGCCGTTCGGGTCGAAGTTCCGCATCATCGACTTCGCCCTGAGCAACTTCCTCAACTCGGGCGTCTACTCCATCTACGTCCTGACGCAGTTCAAGGCGCAGTCGCTCACCGAGCACATCCAGCGCGGCTGGCGCTTCGGCTCGGGCCTGCTGGCCGACTACTTCATCACCCTCGTGCCGGCGCAGATGTACCGCTTCGAGGAGCTGGGGCCCGTCTGGTACCGGGGCACCGCCGACGCCATCTACCAGAACCTCCACCTGGTGGAGAACCACCGCGCCGACAACGTGGCCATCTTCTCGGGTGACCACATCTACAAGATGAACGTGGCGCACATGCTGGAGCAGCACGAGGACCAGCGCGCCGACATCACCATCGCGGCCTACCCCACGCCGGTGGCGGAGGCCTCGCGCTTCGGCGTGATGCAGGTGGACGAGCGTGGCCGCGTCGTCGAGTTCCATGAGAAGCCCAAGGACCCCAAGTCGATGCCGGGCAAGCCGGGCATGGCCCTGTGCAGCATGGGCAACTACATCTTCAAGCGCCGCGTGCTCAGCGAGCTCTTGGAGGTGGACGCGCGCACCGAGGGCTCGCAGCACGACTTCGGAAAGGACGTGCTGCCGCGCGCGCTGCGCGATGGCTACCACATCCAGGCGTATGACTTTCACTCCAACCCCATCCCCGGCCAGACGCGCGCCAACACCTACTGGCGGGACGTGGGGACACTGGATGCGTACCACGAGGCCTCGATGGACCTGGTCTCCGTCAACCCGGAGTTCGACGTCTTCAACCCGGAGTGGCCTCTGCGCAGCGCCGTCGAGTACAGCCCGCCGGCCAAGTTCGTCCACGAGGCGGGCGAGCGCATGGGCCGGGCCCTCAACTCCATGGTGGCCGGAGGCTGCATCATCTCGGGCGGCACGGTGCGCGAGAGCATCCTCTTCCGCCGCGTGCGGGTGAACTCGTACTCGCTGGTGGAGCGCTCGGTGCTGCTGGACGAGGTGGACATCGGCCGGCACGCCCAGGTGCGCAACGCCATCATCGACAAGGACGTGCGCGTGCCGCCCAACGCGAAGGTTGGCTACGACCTGGCGGCCGACAAGGCCCGCGGCTTCATCATCACCGACAACGGCATCGTCGTGGTGCCCAAGGGCTACAAGTTCGAGTGA
- a CDS encoding imm11 family protein has protein sequence MSRFFDLVDDRSARPRWHLGLIQDERGRELNPWQFEKGKWLELGCVPRFPLQIPGPPLDFTWAGLSIPVVHARFVQVFERLSLLQEVQFIPAQVEGHPGPYFILNALRIIPCIDDARCEEVRYWKPEDGRPDKVGEYRAVHGLKVDPARVGDAHIFRPWGWRVALIVSEELKEALEREALTGTRFIEA, from the coding sequence ATGAGCAGGTTTTTTGATCTGGTGGACGACAGGAGCGCCCGCCCACGCTGGCATCTGGGACTCATCCAGGACGAGCGGGGACGGGAGCTCAATCCCTGGCAGTTCGAGAAGGGAAAATGGCTCGAGTTGGGCTGCGTGCCCCGCTTTCCCCTCCAGATTCCAGGCCCGCCCCTGGACTTCACCTGGGCCGGCCTCAGCATCCCCGTGGTCCACGCCCGCTTCGTCCAGGTCTTCGAGCGGCTGAGCCTCCTCCAGGAAGTGCAGTTCATCCCCGCCCAGGTCGAGGGCCACCCGGGGCCCTACTTCATTCTTAACGCGCTGCGTATCATCCCCTGCATCGACGACGCCCGGTGCGAGGAGGTGCGGTACTGGAAGCCCGAGGACGGCCGTCCGGACAAGGTGGGCGAGTACCGGGCCGTCCATGGCCTCAAGGTGGACCCCGCCCGCGTGGGTGACGCCCACATCTTCCGTCCCTGGGGGTGGCGTGTGGCCCTCATCGTCTCCGAGGAACTCAAGGAGGCCCTGGAGCGCGAGGCCCTCACCGGCACGCGGTTCATCGAGGCCTGA
- a CDS encoding AHH domain-containing protein yields MRRTPLALLRVIVALSLVLPTSCVTSRKEVSDGVRSRMAPQGVKVSKLPGGQLRLSFEPGARDPSLEVLEVEKVRAVLEAFHGALPPEAKPRFQLLLASTSEGGKEHRPAGWERQLRQEYLSRYGPPLLPLPDSLEESSLFLALKLSPRYMGAGAREAAQELFSSPAFLAGVALSVALYFSAWLLPEPVFSKAFAAALTVRLALAVGLLELGRVAWACLRLYQEAAAARTAAELEAAAEHFGRTMGGTALRVLVLVASMGVGKGLPQVPQGGLWSLLGLGSPRYAVAGGLTMEGATTVHIVADGTLVVTGAAVGTATAALGSACTDGSEKKEGYQWHHLATDKNDTSTLHGGPWTPLFKILFAQAGMGLDAVENVVYLHGHIGPHPEEYHREIYRRLKAALEDCRTPMECRGQLAAELKKVASEICTPGSLLHRLATKQ; encoded by the coding sequence ATGAGAAGAACTCCCCTTGCGTTGCTGCGAGTCATCGTGGCCCTGAGCCTCGTCCTCCCCACCTCATGCGTCACATCCCGAAAGGAAGTGTCCGACGGCGTACGCTCGCGAATGGCCCCCCAGGGAGTGAAGGTGAGCAAGCTGCCCGGAGGCCAGCTGAGGCTGTCCTTCGAACCAGGGGCACGGGACCCATCCCTGGAAGTGCTCGAAGTGGAGAAGGTCCGCGCGGTGCTCGAGGCCTTCCATGGGGCCCTCCCACCCGAGGCGAAGCCCCGGTTCCAGCTCCTCCTGGCATCGACGTCCGAGGGCGGGAAGGAGCACAGGCCCGCCGGATGGGAGCGACAACTGAGGCAGGAGTACCTGTCCCGGTATGGCCCGCCACTGCTTCCCCTACCGGACTCGTTGGAGGAGAGCTCCCTCTTCCTGGCGTTGAAGCTCTCCCCTCGCTACATGGGCGCGGGTGCCCGCGAGGCGGCCCAGGAGTTGTTCAGCTCGCCCGCCTTCCTGGCCGGTGTTGCCCTCTCGGTGGCACTGTATTTCTCGGCATGGCTGCTGCCCGAGCCCGTCTTCTCCAAGGCCTTCGCGGCGGCATTGACGGTGCGGCTGGCGCTGGCGGTGGGGCTGCTGGAGCTCGGCCGTGTGGCATGGGCCTGCCTCCGGCTCTACCAGGAAGCCGCCGCGGCGAGAACAGCGGCGGAGTTGGAGGCAGCGGCGGAGCACTTTGGCAGGACGATGGGTGGCACGGCACTGCGCGTGCTGGTGCTGGTAGCGAGCATGGGGGTGGGCAAGGGGCTGCCCCAGGTGCCCCAGGGAGGCCTCTGGAGTCTGCTGGGGCTGGGCTCACCTCGGTACGCCGTGGCTGGCGGGCTGACGATGGAGGGCGCGACGACGGTCCACATCGTGGCGGATGGCACCCTTGTCGTGACCGGGGCGGCGGTGGGGACGGCGACCGCTGCCCTCGGCAGCGCATGCACCGATGGCTCCGAGAAAAAAGAGGGATATCAGTGGCATCACCTCGCCACCGACAAGAACGACACCTCGACCCTCCACGGTGGACCCTGGACCCCCTTGTTCAAGATTCTCTTCGCGCAAGCGGGAATGGGCCTGGACGCAGTGGAGAACGTCGTCTACCTCCATGGCCACATCGGTCCCCACCCGGAGGAGTATCACAGGGAGATCTACCGGAGGCTCAAGGCCGCTCTCGAGGACTGTCGAACCCCGATGGAATGCCGAGGCCAGCTGGCGGCGGAGCTCAAGAAGGTCGCAAGCGAGATTTGTACCCCCGGGTCCCTGCTGCACCGGTTGGCGACGAAGCAATAG
- the pgm gene encoding phosphoglucomutase (alpha-D-glucose-1,6-bisphosphate-dependent), protein MPHPLAGKPPPESILINPDTLRSQYYSERPDVREPEQRVAFGTSGHRGSAARRSFNEAHILAVTQATCEYRKKEGIDGPLFLGMDTHALSEPAQRSALEVLAANGVQVRFTDQATPTPVISHAILIYNRGRKQGLADGIVITPSHNPPEDGGIKYNPPNGGPADTGITAWIEKRANELLGAGNAGVQRMPYEKARTASHVKTHDFITPYVEDLGNVVDLEAVRGAKLSIGADPLGGSNIAYWEPIAARYGLSIQVVNKTVDPTFRFMRVDHDGKIRMDCSSPYAMAGLVELKDRYDIAFGNDTDSDRHGIVTRSVGLMNPNHYLSVAIHYLYQNRPGWKPGIGVGKTLVSSSMIDRVAKAIGRRVVEVPVGFKWFVDGLLDGSLGFGGEESAGASFLRRDGTVWSTDKDGIILDLLAVEILAVTGKDPGVHYQELAKQFGAPLYTRIDQAATPAQKSALKKLSPEAVRATTLAGEPITQRLTRAPGNNAEIGGLKVVAENGWFAARPSGTEDVYKIYAESFRDAKHLEAIVDEARQIVSDAFSRG, encoded by the coding sequence GTGCCCCATCCTCTTGCTGGCAAGCCCCCTCCCGAGTCCATCCTCATCAACCCCGACACGCTGCGCTCGCAGTACTACTCGGAGCGCCCGGACGTGCGCGAACCCGAGCAGCGCGTGGCCTTCGGTACCTCCGGCCACCGGGGCTCCGCCGCCCGCCGCAGCTTCAACGAGGCGCACATCCTCGCGGTGACGCAGGCCACCTGCGAGTACCGCAAGAAGGAAGGCATCGACGGCCCGCTCTTCCTCGGCATGGACACCCATGCGCTGTCCGAGCCGGCCCAGCGCTCGGCGCTCGAGGTGCTCGCCGCCAACGGCGTGCAGGTGCGCTTCACCGACCAGGCCACGCCCACCCCCGTCATCTCGCACGCCATCCTCATCTACAACCGCGGGCGCAAGCAGGGGCTGGCCGATGGCATCGTCATCACCCCCTCGCACAACCCGCCCGAGGACGGTGGCATCAAGTACAACCCGCCCAACGGCGGCCCCGCCGACACCGGCATCACGGCGTGGATAGAGAAGCGCGCCAACGAGCTGCTCGGCGCGGGCAACGCGGGTGTCCAGCGCATGCCCTACGAGAAGGCTCGCACCGCCTCTCACGTGAAGACCCATGACTTCATCACCCCGTACGTCGAGGACCTCGGCAACGTGGTGGACCTGGAGGCCGTGCGCGGGGCGAAGCTGTCCATCGGCGCCGACCCGCTGGGCGGCTCGAACATCGCCTACTGGGAGCCCATCGCCGCGCGCTACGGCCTGTCCATCCAGGTGGTGAACAAGACGGTGGACCCGACCTTCCGCTTCATGCGCGTGGACCACGACGGCAAGATTCGCATGGACTGCTCGTCGCCCTACGCCATGGCCGGCCTGGTCGAGCTCAAGGACCGCTACGACATCGCCTTCGGCAACGACACGGACTCGGACCGGCACGGCATCGTCACCCGCAGCGTGGGGCTGATGAACCCCAACCACTACCTGTCCGTCGCCATCCACTACCTCTACCAGAACCGCCCCGGCTGGAAGCCCGGCATCGGCGTGGGCAAGACGCTGGTGAGCAGCAGCATGATCGACCGCGTGGCGAAGGCGATCGGCCGGCGCGTGGTCGAGGTGCCCGTGGGCTTCAAGTGGTTCGTGGACGGGCTGCTGGATGGCTCGCTCGGCTTCGGCGGCGAGGAGAGCGCGGGCGCCTCGTTCCTGCGCCGCGATGGCACCGTCTGGTCCACCGACAAGGACGGCATCATCCTCGACCTGCTCGCGGTCGAAATCCTGGCGGTCACGGGGAAGGACCCGGGCGTGCACTACCAGGAGCTGGCGAAGCAGTTCGGCGCGCCGCTGTACACGCGCATCGACCAGGCGGCGACCCCGGCGCAGAAGTCGGCGCTCAAGAAGCTGTCGCCCGAGGCGGTGCGCGCCACCACGCTCGCGGGCGAGCCCATCACCCAGCGCCTCACGCGCGCCCCCGGCAACAACGCGGAGATCGGCGGGCTCAAGGTGGTGGCGGAGAATGGCTGGTTCGCCGCGCGGCCCTCGGGGACCGAGGACGTCTACAAAATCTACGCGGAGAGCTTCCGCGACGCGAAGCACCTGGAGGCCATCGTGGACGAGGCGCGGCAGATCGTCAGCGACGCCTTCTCGCGCGGCTGA